The genomic window ctatactatactctatactatacaactactataggtaagttagatgtgtactttgcatatacagtgatgagcgctctaataaccggcaaaatagcacaaaagatggaaaacgtattaagttgtgagataaaaagaaatgaaactagtcgagctggaaaatttagcgatattaatctataaatttacattatattgattgtttcccacctttagacgtgtcgcacgagtttggcaactaacactgtcacagtgacagttttagttgacatactcctctaatacgtgtaaaggtgggaaacaatcaatataatgtagaTTTATGGGTTAATATCGCTAAACTTCCCAGCTCGaatagtttcatttctttttatcccACAACTTAAtattacgttttccatcttttgtgctattctGCCGGTtaattagcgcgctcatcactgtatttatatttcatgttatttcaattataacggactttatctataagtataccgtattttattaatttttaccatgctctccggctaacccatattttcgataacccgaatcggccgcggtcccgattaatccgagttatcgaggttccactgtattataaAAGTTACAATAATGTAGATATAAAATCTATTTAATGGgtttattgaataaaaagaagtatttgcttttacttacaactatttaagtatttacttaatactaattgaatgaagtcatttctttaatgatttattaaattattattaagtaaatacttaaatacgaggaagtaaaagcgaatacttctttttattcaatagacccattaaATGTTTCATATTAAGTCTGCCctgatttgtccattgttgaacataggcATCCTCTAGACATTTACATGTATTTCTGTTCTGCGCCTCTGCTATCCAATTCGCGATTGAAACGGAATGtagagggcaggtcgaatgcaggaaaatggccgatataaatggtataaacaaacattcaattgaggaatagaacaataccgatttgatttaaaatattttaatgtagccAGAATGTtgaaaattactaaaaatttctaaatagtgaccaaattccattcaaatcaacaattttttggtttgtttatacctcttatagtagtttaaatttattccaccagaggtcagatactttgtttttcatcgcgaaTTGGTCACAATTCTTTTGAGACCGTCGCGTCAGTCCAGCGTTGGGGCTCTTCCTAACGGATCTTTTTCCCGGTTTCAGTTGTCTCCCGTGATTTTCACTCAAGCAATTATTTTGTCCGTCTGTGGTTTTTCATTCTTGCAACATATCTCAGCCATCTCCACTTTTGCCTTATAATacttttaaaaattgtttatttgtgttTGATGTTTTTTATAATGCTTTTATACAcgaacaaaaaaattataaacaaatgatGTTTTTAACTACCGCAAAAATTTATTCCTTAAAATTTATGGAAATCAAAATCAGTGTTCTGTTTTATgtgacatttttgaatatgaatttCCATTTGGTAAGTGCCAATTGCATAAAAAGTTAAAtctaaagttaaaataaatgtaGCATTAACATTTGCTAGTTACACGGCTTCCTACCAGTGGTGTAGTGGTAAAATTAGCTGTGCCGGAGCTATACCTCTACcgcaaaatttttgaaaattagccTACTACCCAAATCGTGAGTTTTAAGGCCCTTTGGCAAATGTTTTGAAAAGTTTaataattaaactaattaatgatCTTTTAGAGTGATAGTAGTTACAGTAGGGCCTCCTACACATTCTCCTCCAAAgaataattttaactttaaaatatggtaagactttcttaaggtagattattacagtttgataccttaaaaactgtttttaaggtATCAAACCATAATAATCTACCTTAAAAACTCTATAATTTAAGTTGGAAGCCTTGctgacaaaaattaaaaaaacactggTGTAAGTTAGGCAAATATTGTAAATGACTAAGTTTTCATTTTCAgtagtattaatttattattgtgaaaaaataCACCCACAAGTTACAttagtatatatattttttattatttaacacacACAAACATTATAATCTGtgccaaaaaaattaagaattatttgAAAAAACTACATACAGTACAAATAACTTGTGTATTTAACAAAATACATATAATAAATACATCAGATTAATTATAACATACATACTCAAAGTAAGTGCCAAAATGCATCCTTCTTTGCGTTCTTTTTTGGGTTTTCTGCAACTCTTGTCCTGGAATCGTCTGCAGACCGGTGGCTCCTCAGCCATTTAGTGACGTACGTCTCAGGCTGCCATTCTTGGAGAGGTGGACCTTGGATTTTTATGAACATCAATGATGATACATGAGCAACAGTCAAAGCGTTTCTTGATGGTGTAACCATATTGTTCATACAACTGAAACCCCGTTCACAATCAGCTGAGCTGCAAGGTATTATTTTAGTGCAGTTTAACAGTTCTTGCAATCCATCAGGCACTTGTCGGCTGTTGTCCAAATAGTCTCTGTAGGCAGAGACAGCTTTGTTGACGTTCAATTTAAATCTCTTGCACAGTTGCTCTACTTGAGTTTGACCAAAACTTGGTGGAATGCAGGTTGGCCAATACTCAGGTTCTAATACTTTAAAAGAGTTTATAAGATCTTCATATTGGGCTTCCCCATCAAATGTGGTGACAAACATTCTTTGCTTTAGGTTATTTATAACACTAGAAATAAGTTGCTGTCCATTGAACGATACAATTTTTGGATTAGTTTTTAACACAACTGATGCAAAATTTCCTTCTTTTATGGCGATTTGTGCTTCCAGAACTTTCGTGCCTGGCTTCTCCTTTAAGTGCTCTAAATATCTTACGGATCTGTTTATCAGTTTGTCTGCATACACAATAGAAGTGTTTCTATTCTCTAAGCTCTCTGATAACAAAGCCAATTCAGCAAGAATGTCAAACATAAAGGCCAAGTTTAGTAGAAAACTCTGAGATGTTAGCCTATTTAATAAACCACTATATTTGCTTTTTTCAGTCGATGTTCTGTCAGGATCGTTTATGGCTTTAGAGAAATGGTTTGCCAAAGCTTGAAAGCCAAACCACACAGCCGAAACGGTACGAAAGCT from Diabrotica virgifera virgifera chromosome 5, PGI_DIABVI_V3a includes these protein-coding regions:
- the LOC126885491 gene encoding E3 SUMO-protein ligase KIAA1586-like, whose product is MKLRILNKVKEVSGKISIIIDESTSISSKSVLIIYLKCEISKEKSPNILFLDLVELPDQRAESVFNTTLKCLEQYGFDNGYLKENLVSFTSDGASVMLGKHSGVAKRFSTLYPDIIVWHCLNHRLELAIGDAVSEVAGVNHFQIFMDKLYSLYSASPKNKRELKDCAQELDIQMNKIGRVLSTRWVASSFRTVSAVWFGFQALANHFSKAINDPDRTSTEKSKYSGLLNRLTSQSFLLNLAFMFDILAELALLSESLENRNTSIVYADKLINRSVRYLEHLKEKPGTKVLEAQIAIKEGNFASVVLKTNPKIVSFNGQQLISSVINNLKQRMFVTTFDGEAQYEDLINSFKVLEPEYWPTCIPPSFGQTQVEQLCKRFKLNVNKAVSAYRDYLDNSRQVPDGLQELLNCTKIIPCSSADCERGFSCMNNMVTPSRNALTVAHVSSLMFIKIQGPPLQEWQPETYVTKWLRSHRSADDSRTRVAENPKKNAKKDAFWHLL